From a single Lolium rigidum isolate FL_2022 chromosome 7, APGP_CSIRO_Lrig_0.1, whole genome shotgun sequence genomic region:
- the LOC124673548 gene encoding DEAD-box ATP-dependent RNA helicase 36-like, producing MEVEGEARPFLLFSKPSSRRTEPQPAQPQPPKPDPTPAVQPDAASSGDSGSDSDADPAPTLITEHGDSCAAAAASFADLGLSDWLVDVCSSLGMRRPTAVQRRCIPRALAGENVLGIAETGSGKTAAFALPILHRLGEGPFGVAALALSPTRELAAQLAEQFRALGSPLGIRCLAAIGGFDPLGQAKGLARRPHVVVATPGRIATLIKNDPDLAKVFARTKFLVLDEADRVVDSNFEEDLKVIFDCLPKKRQTFLFSATMSENLRSLLELSGSKSYFYEAYEGFKTVEGLKQQYIHIPPDGKELHLVYLLSKMKEDNIRSAIVFVSTCRACQYLDFVLQELGRPAVSLHSHKAQSLRLSALHRFKSGQVPVLISTDVGSRGLDIPTVDLVINYDIPRFPRDYIHRVGRTARATRGGLSISFVTQRDICLLHEIEDDVGNRFDAYECDDKEVTKDITKVFKARRLANMRMVDEGHEDKVQDRRDQKKRDQARKRKHEE from the exons ATGGAGGTGGAAGGCGAAGCTCGCCCGTTCCTCCTCTTCTCCAAGCCGTCCAGTCGCAGGACCGAGCCTCAGCCCGCCCAGCCTCAACCCCCAAAACCCGACCCCACGCCCGCCGTCCAACCcgacgccgccagctccggcgactCCGGCTCCGACTCTGACGCCGACCCAGCACCCACCCTCATCACCGAGCACGGCGactcctgcgccgccgccgccgcctccttcgccgACCTCGGCCTATCAGACTGGCTCGTCGACGTGTGCAGCTCCCTGGGCATGCGTCGCCCCACGGCCGTGCAGCGCCGGTGCATCCCGCGCGCGCTCGCGGGCGAGAACGTGCTCGGCATCGCCGAGACGGGCAGCGGCAAGACGGCCGCCTTCGCGCTCCCCATCCTGCACCGCCTCGGGGAGGGCCCCTTCGGCGTCGCCGCCCTCGCGCTCTCGCCCACGCGGGAGCTCGCCGCGCAGCTCGCCGAGCAGTTCCGCGCGCTCGGCTCGCCGCTCGGGATCAGGTGCCTCGCGGCCATTGGGGGGTTCGACCCGCTCGGCCAGGCCAAGGGCCTCGCGCGCCGCCCCCACGTCGTTGTCGCCACCCCTGGCCGCATCGCCACGCTCATCAAGAACGACCCTGACCTCGCCAAAGTATTCGCCCGGACCAAG TTTCTCGTGTTGGATGAGGCAGATAGAGTTGTAGATTCCAATTTCGAGGAGGACCTGAAGGTCATATTTGATTGCTTACCAAAGAAGCGGCAAACATTTCTATTTTCTGCAACAATGTCAGAGAATCTGCGGTCTTTGCTTGAGCTTTCGGGCAGCAAGTCGTACTTTTATGAGGCATACGAAGGCTTCAAGACTGTTGAGGGCTTAAAGCAGCAGTATATCCATATACCTCCTGATGGAAAAGAGCTCCATCTTGTGTATCTCCTGTCAAAAATGAAGGAAGATAATATACGTTCAGCCATCGTATTTGTTTCAACTTGCAG GGCATGCCAATATTTGGACTTTGTGTTGCAAGAGCTTGGTCGACCTGCTGTTTCTTTGCACTCTCACAAGGCTCAGTCGCTAAGGCTTTCAGCGTTGCATCGGTTTAAGTCTGGTCAGGTCCCTGTATTGATCTCTACTGACGTGGGCAGCCGTGGGTTGGATATCCCAACTGTTGATCTTGTTATCAACTATGACATTCCAAG GTTTCCACGCGATTATATCCATCGGGTTGGGCGAACTGCAAGAGCAACTAGGGGAGGGCTCTCTATAAGCTTTGTGACTCAG AGGGATATATGTCTCTTACATGAGATAGAAGATGATGTGGGGAATCGATTTGATGCATATGAGTGCGATGACAAAGAAGTCACCAAAGATATTACAAAG GTATTCAAAGCGAGGCGTCTTGCGAATATGAGGATGGTGGACGAGGGCCACGAAGATAAGGTTCAAGACAGAAGAGACCAGAAGAAGCGAGATCAGGCAAGAAAGCGCAAACATGAGGAATGA
- the LOC124676981 gene encoding protein DETOXIFICATION 21-like, producing MENREEERKIPLLGPRPARVENGDNSVIRGGDAGGREEEEVGLGQRLLEENRKLWKVAGPSICTRFSGFGVTIISLAFMGHIGPTELAAFALVSTVLMRFCNGILLGMASALETLCGQSYGAKQYHMLGIYLQRSWIILSSCAVLMLPIFLFTEPLLVFIGQDPKIAAVAGRISVWYIPMLFSNLCNFTLQMYLQAQSKNMIVTYLAFINLGTHLFLSWLLTIKFHFGLTGVMSSMVISLWIPVSGQLIFVFCGACPLTWTGFSTEALTDLFPILKLSLSSGVMLCLEMWYSTILVLLTGYMKNPEVTLDALSICLNINGWELMISMGFLSATGVRVANELGAGSARRAKFAILNVVSTSLSIGLVLFVFFLSFRGRLSYIFTTSEEVVAAVADLSPLLAISILLNSVQPVLSGVAVGAGWQSVVAYVNITTYYLIGIPLGVILGYVLGYHVKGVWVGMLLGTLVQTIVLLFITIRTDWDKQVEVTRHRLNKWFIDGNRENAASSGSP from the exons ATGGAGAACAGGGAGGAGGAGCGCAAGATCCCACTGCTTGGGCCAAGGCCGGCAAGGGTCGAAAATGGTGACAACAGTGTGATCCGAGGCGGGGATGCAGgagggagagaagaagaagaagtggggcTGGGGCAGCGGCTGCTGGAGGAGAACCGGAAGCTATGGAAGGTGGCAGGGCCGTCCATCTGCACGCGCTTCTCCGGCTTCGGGGTCACCATCATCAGCCTGGCCTTCATGGGCCACATCGGCCCCACCGAGCTCGCCGCCTTCGCCCTCGTCTCCACCGTCCTCATGCGCTTCTGCAACGGCATACTG CTGGGCATGGCAAGCGCGCTGGAGACGCTGTGCGGGCAGTCGTACGGGGCCAAGCAGTACCACATGTTGGGCATCTACCTGCAGCGCTCCTGGATCATCCTCAGCAGCTGCGCTGTGCTCATGCTCCCCATCTTCCTGTTCACCGAGCCTctcctcgtcttcatcggccAGGACCCCAAGATCGCCGCAGTTGCTGGGCGCATCTCTGTATGGTACATCCCCATGCTGTTTAGCAACCTCTGTAATTTCACGCTCCAGATGTACCTGCAGGCGCAAAGCAAGAATATGATCGTCACCTATCTTGCATTCATCAACCTCGGAACCCATCTGTTCCTGTCGTGGCTCTTGACCATCAAATTCCACTTTGGACTTACCGGGGTCATGAGCTCCATGGTCATTTCCTTGTGGATTCCTGTGTCTGGGCAGCTCATCTTTGTGTTCTGTGGTGCGTGCCCTCTCACATGGACGGGGTTCTCCACCGAGGCACTCACCGACCTCTTCCCCATCCTAAAGCTCTCTCTATCCTCTGGTGTGATGCTCTG TTTGGAAATGTGGTACAGCACAATATTGGTGCTCCTAACCGGGTACATGAAGAATCCAGAGGTTACACTTGACGCTCTTTCGATATG CCTTAACATCAATGGTTGGGAGTTGATGATTTCTATGGGCTTTCTGTCTGCGACAGG AGTGCGTGTGGCAAACGAGCTCGGAGCTGGAAGTGCAAGAAGGGCAAAGTTTGCCATCTTAAACGTAGTCAGCACTTCTTTGTCTATAGGCCTTGTGTTGTTTGTGTTCTTCCTTTCATTCCGAGGGAGGCTTTCCTACATATTTACAACGAGTGAAGAGGTGGTTGCCGCGGTTGCTGATCTCTCGCCTCTCCTGGCCATCTCTATCTTGTTGAACAGTGTTCAACCAGTACTATCAG GTGTTGCTGTTGGGGCGGGTTGGCAAAGTGTAGTTGCATATGTTAACATCACAACATATTACTTGATTGGTATCCCCCTTGGAGTGATCCTAGGTTATGTTCTTGGATATCATGTGAAG GGCGTTTGGGTTGGCATGCTGCTCGGAACACTGGTTCAAACAATTGTACTTCTGTTCATAACAATTAGGACTGACTGGGATAAACAG GTAGAGGTTACTCGACATAGATTGAACAAATGGTTCATCGATGGGAACAGAGAAAATGCAGCTTCAAGTGGAAGTCCATGA